CGTGCGCACCAGCACCAGTGTGGCCCAGCAGGCCTACAGCACACCGGCCCCCATCGCCTTCCTGGCTTCGCGTCTGGCGGGTATCGATACGGGCACCAAGGTATTCGAGCCCACAGCCGGTAACGGTATGCTGCTGATGGAGGCAGCCCCCAAGAATACCACGGCCAACGAATTGAACGCTGACCGGGCAGAGCGCCTGCGCTCCCAGGGCTTCACCGTCTCCGAACGGGATGCTGTGGACTACGCGCCTTCCGGCATGGACGTGGTCATCGCCAACCCTCCTTTTGGTCGCGTGAAGGATGCAGGCAGGCAGACCAAAGAATTTTCCGCCAACGGTCTCACGACGAAAGAACTTGATCATGCCATCGTCGCTCGTGCTCTGAGCTCGCTGAAACAAGATGGCCGTGCCGTACTGATCATCGGCGGGAAGAAAGGTGACGACGACAGCCGGAGCAAAAAGTACCGTGCCGCCGATCAGGTACACTTTTGGGGTTGGCTGTTCGAGCATTACCGGGTGTTGGATCATTTCAGCGTCGATGGTAAACTGTATGAGCGTCAGGGGGCAGGATACCCCATAGACATCGTTGTTCTTGAGAACAGCGGTCCCTCTCGTGGCCGCGTGTTCCCGGGCGCCGCCCTGCCGCGTCATTACACGTCTTTTGGTGACCTTGAGGAGGTACTGCATGGGCAAGTGGTGGACGCCGCCGAGCGAACGCCCGGCGCTGACGGTCCAGATACCGGACGAGTGGGAGACGGACCAGATAGCCAGTCAGGACGAATTGATCGAGCTGCTGACGCTGAAATTGCAGACGCTGATAGAGGACGCGTACGATCCGGAAGAGACGCTGGGACAGATGGTGCGCGATCTGGAAAACGCCTCGATCCTCGGGTACGGGATGACCGATCTGCGGAAACTGGCGGAGGGCGAATACTGGGAAGTGAACGGCCTGCTGGCGAATCCGGAAATGACGTATCTGCTGATACAGAAGGCGGGCGTGCCGGAGGGACAGGACAGTCTGACCTGGCCGCAGACGGCCACCGAAGAGACACCGGAGAACGGCGCGGACGAGATGACGCTGGAAGAGTGGGCGAACTCGGTGACAGCGGGGATGTACGTCCCGAGCTGGGAGTAAGCTCCCCTGCCCGGCAGCAAAAGACCGGTCACAAGCCAGCGGCTGCCCAGAAGCCAAAAGCCACAGAATTTCAGGTAGCCTATGAACCGGCCAGCTCCATGCAGAGCATGGGGACGCTCGTGCCCAAAAACATGGCTACCGCTGCCAGACAAGCCCTGGCAGACCTTGAAAAACGTCACGGCGGCATTGACCAGTATGTGGCGGATCAGCTCGGCTATCCTGCCGCAGAGCTCGGCAACTATTTTGCCGCCGAGCAGGTGGACGCCTTGGGCATGGCCATCAGCAATATTGCCGATGGTTCCGGCTTCATTATTGGCGACCAGACCGGCATCGGAAAGGGCCGAGTCAATGCCGGCATCATCCGCTGGGCAAAGCGTCAGGGCTACATCCCGGTCTTTGTGACCATGAAGCCTGACCTTTATGCCGATATGGTCCGCGACCTGGCGGATATCGGCATGGAGGGATTCAACCCCTTGCCCACAAACGCGGGCCTTTCTGGTAGCGATGCCATCCTTCTCCCTGACGGACGGGAGCTGAAAACAAAGTCTGCGCAAGCGCATGAAAAGATCCTGCGCGACGTGATGCAAAACGGCATGGGAGCGTATGATGCCGTTTTCACCACGTACGACCAGCTCAACCCCGTCAAGGGGCAGGATACCTTCCGGCGTCAGTTCATGATGGACATCGCGCCCAATGCCGTCTTCATCCTGGATGAATCCCACAATGCCGGCGGACAGGCCTCCACCCGCAAAAAAGCCAATGCCGCAGACGACCGTGCGCAGTTCGTGCGCAAAATGCTGCAATCCTCGCGGCAGGGAACATTCTATTCCAGCGCCACCTATGCCAAGCGCCCTGACGTCATGTCCCTGTATTTCAAGACGGACATGCAGTACGCCGCCGATGATATGGGCAAGCTGGCCGAGGCCATCGAACGTGGCGGCATCCCCATGCAGCAGGCAGTGGCCGCGGAGCTGACCGAGACAGGACAGTATCTGCGCCGGGAGCGCTCCTTTGAAGGGGCGGAGGTGCAGACCTCCACGGTTTCCATCAACAAAGACCGTGCTGAAAAGACCGCCGACATCATGCGGGCCATCATGGCCTTTGACGATGCCAAAGAAGCGGCTGTGGAAGCGGCTGACAAGGCGGCGGCAAAGACGGGCGGTTCTGTTGGTGACAACAAAAGCACCGGCAAGGGAGGTGCTTCCAGCACCAATTTCACGGCTGTCATGCACAACGTCATTGCCCAGAGCCTGCTGGCCCAGAAAGTGGATGCTGTGGTCGAAGCCGCGGCAAATGACGTGGCCAGAGGGGAGAAAGTCGTCATCGCCCTGTCCAATACCATGGGCAGCATGATCAAGGAGTTTGCGGAACAGAACGGCATTGCCGTCGGTTCCCCCATCAACTTCACCTTCAATGACATGTTTGTCCGCTATCTGGAAAAATCGCGGATGATCGCGATCAAAAAAGCCGGACAGAAAAAAGCCGATACGAAGCGCCGCCTTACGGACGAAGAGCTGGGGCCCGACGGCGTGCAGGCCTACAACAATGCCCTGGCCGTTATTCGCAACTCCGATTTTGGCGGTCTTCAGGTCTCGGTCATCGACAGGATGCTGGCCGAATTTGAAGCCAGAGGTATCAAGGCGGACGAGATCACCGGGCGTACCGAGCGTATCGACTACACCACAGACGTCCCGACCTACGCCAAGCGTGCCACTGGTCCTTCTGACCGCATCCGTGTCGTGGACGAATTCAATTCCGGCAAACTGGATGTGGTCATCCTCAACCAGGCGGGCAGCACGGGCATCAGCCTGCATTCATCAGAGCGGTTCAAGGATCAGCGTCGGCGCAACATGATCATCGCGCAGGCGGAATCCAACATCGACGTGTTCATGCAGACGCTGGGCCGAGTTTTCCGCACCGGTCAGGTCGTGCCGCCAACCTATCAGCTCATCATGTCCGATTTGCCAGCGGAAAAACGTCCTGCCGCTGTCCTGGCGAAGAAAATGAGCAGCCTGAATGCCAACACAACGGCATCCAAGGAATCCGACACGTCATTCAAAAATATCCCTGACTTCCTCAACAAGTACGGGGATCGTGTCGCCAAGCAAGTCATGGACGAGAATCCCGAGCTTTCCAAAAAACTTGGGTCTCCGGTCAAGGAAGACGGCGAGGACGCCATGCGCAAAGTGACGGGACGCATCCCGTTGCTGCCGGTCAAGGAGCAAGAACAACTCTATGCTCTGCTGGAATCCGAGTACAACGACCTCATTGCCCAGCTTGAAGCCATGGGCGGCACTGGCCTTGAGGCCAAGAGCCTGCCGCTGGATGCCCGCCTGCTGGATGAGGTGGAGATAGTGCCGGCCAAGGATGTGGGCAAGGATACCCCCTTTGCCGGGGCGGCCAGGATCGGGACGTATGACGTGAAGAAACTGGGCAAGCCCTGGCCGTCCGCGAAAGTAAAGGAGATGGTGCAGGCTGCGGATGTTCCAGATACGGAAAAGCTGTTTCAGGAGGCCCAGGTCTGGCATAACGGCAAGGTCAGGGACATGAGCGACGAGGCCGCAGCAAACCAGCAGAACCGGCTGAACCTTGCCCGGGATGTCATTGCTGATGCGGCCAGGATGCGCCCAGGGACACCGGTGCTGATCTCTGGGGAAAACCTGCTGATGGAAGGGGTCATGCTCAGGCTGTACCACAAGGGCAGCGCGGAGAATCCCCTGGCGCTCAGCACCTGGAAGATGGACATTGCCCTGCCGGATGCCTCCCGAAAGATCACCATCCCGCTGTCACAGACCGTGAGGAAGGAAGATGCCCTTACGGTCACTCCATCGCATCGCGATCCTGACGTGCTGTACGGGATGTTCGATTCTGCCCAGAGAGAAAGCAGGGAAAAGGCCCATATCATCACCGGCAACATCCTGGCCGCCTTCCAGAAAGTCAATGGAAAGGGCAATGTCATCACCTTTCAGGATCATGAGGGGAATACGATCCCGGGCATCATGCTGCCCAAGGACACCGATCCCCAGAAACTTCTTGACGGGATGGATGTTTCCCTGTCGCCCGATGCGGCCATACGCTTTTTGCGGGGTCTGCCCGGCAAGGCTGCTGTCAAAACGGCGGACAAGCTCCTTGTACTGTCCCATGACGGGAGTGATTTCACTGTTTCCGTCCCTTCGTCCAAGGCCAAGGGGGCGCAGTATTTCCTGAACAGGGACGTGCTTGAGGCTGCGGGGCAAGACTTCATCCGCTCCGGGCAGAGCATGGTGCTGCGGCATCTTTCCGAAGGTCAGGCCGCCGGCATCCTGCAGGCGCTGTCAGGCCAGGGCTACGGATTCGTAGCCGACAACAACCGGGATGAAGCCCGCAAAATCATGGCTGATACGGACAGTCAGGCCCTGGCGTCACTGGCCTCACGCCCTGCGCGCAGGCCGGACAGTCTGCCTTCACGCTTTGCCGACATGCCCACGATCGAGGCCGACAGCACGCAGTGGTTCGGGCCGGGAAAGGCTATTGATGCGGACAGCCGGAATATGCGCAAGGCAGTATATGACTGGGCGCGTACCGCCTTTCCCCAGGGGACGACGGTGGACAATGCGGATACCGGATGGAGGGTGCAGGTGACACCATCTGGTATTAAGGCCAGTCTTCACCACGGATATGATGAGCTGCTGGCCCGATCCGTGCCCTTCATCCCGCAGATCATTGAGGGCGGTATCCATGTCGACAGCATCAGGAAGACGCCTCAACTTCTGTCCCATATTTTTGCCGGCAAGATCAGGCTGGACGAACAGGATTATGTGGTGGGCTTCGTGCTGCGTGAAGATGTCAACGGCAACCGTTTTTACGATCACGAGCTGACAAAAATAATAAGCCCCGACTGGCTAAAGCCGGGCCATCCTTCAAGTGAAGGTCCTTCGAGTGAAGGGTCGTCTGGACACCGGACCAATCGGGGTGATGTGATGAACATACTTCGGGAACGTCTGGGCGTCAATGATGGGACGGGGCAGGTATTGTTCCGGACCGCCGGCCAGTTCCTGCCGCCCAAATTCAAGGGGAGACGCGCCCCGAGCATGGAGGCTGTGCGTCGCCTGGCTGACAAAATGAATGGCATGGCCGCCAATGCCGCCCGCGTGGAGATCGTGGAAAATGCCGGGGCCCTGCCGCAGAACCTGCGCGATGCCTATGCTTCTCAGGCGGACAGCGTTGAAGGCCTGTACGATCCGACAACGGATACCGTGTGGCTGGTGGTCGAGAATCTGGAAAGCCTTGAACGGGCCGCAGAGGTCTGGCTGCACGAGAACGTGGTGCATCATGGCCTGCGCTCTGCACTGGCACCGGCGCAGCGTAGACTGCTGCTCAACCAGCTCTGGCAGATCATGGGCGGGATGGGAAACAGCAGCATCCGCGACATCGCCAGCCGGTATGGACGAGACCCGCGCAGCAACGAAGCTGCCAGGCTGCTCATCATGGAAGAAGCACTGGCCAATCTGGCGGAACGCCGTGCCCAGAGGATGCTGCGCAGCACGCAGGAACAAAGCCTGTGGCGCCGGGTCGTCGATGCCATTGTGCGTGCCTGGAACGGCATGGTCTACACGCTGACCGGTCGCAGGGGGCGCATGGGCCGTAGCCAGATGGAGCGGCTGCTGGACGCCCTGCAGGGGCATGTGATGGAGGGAAGGCCTGTTGCCATGCCTGACGCGGCCTTGGAGGAAGGGACGGACAGTGCCGGTGCCTTCGCTTCCCTGAGCGCTGACCAGCAGGAAGCCGCCCGTGCTGCCTGGATGCAGCTACAGAAGGATATGGAAGCCTGGGGAAGGCAGCTTGATGACATTGCTGATGGACGCGGAAACAAAATCAGCGGGCTCACGATTGGAGCCACACCAGATGTATTACAGCGTCTGGGGGCCAAACCTCTGCCGATGGAAATAACGAGGCACAATCTGACAAAGGTGTTGACGAAGCACGATATCCCACTTGATACGCTTCGAGACCTGCCGAAACATCTGGCGAATCCAATCATGGTATTCAAGTCGGCCACCATGTCCAACGCGTATGTCATGTTGACGGAAATGGAGCGGAATGGGGAAAACCTTGTCGCAGCCATTCATTTTGACGTGGACAGAGGGCGTACTCGCGTTAACGATATTGCCAGTATTCACGACCGCAGCACGAGGCGCGACACGGGGAAAACTGTTCCGGGCTGGGTGTGGGCCAAGAACCAGATCGCAGCAGGAAACCTGCGCTACTATGACAAAACACGTAGCTCCCGCTGGTTCAGAGAACGAGCTGGACTGCAATTGTCCAGTGTGGTGAACCGCGAGAGCTATCGTGGGATTAAAATACTCACGGAAAAGGACGTGGTCAAGCCGGCGGATCACGGAAGGGGCGGGGAAAATACTCCCCTGGCCTCCCTCGCCTCTCGCCCGTCCGGTCTTACCGAGAGCGTTGCTTCCGGCATCCGGGCACTGCGAAAGGTCATGGGCCGTGGTGTGAGCGCTGACGTGGAAGACATCCTGTCCAATGAAGAAATGGGCAAGCTGATCCCGCGCCATGACCTGAGCCTGGCCGAACGCCTGTTCAAGCTGCCGCACTGGGTGGCCAAGGACCATGCCGGATTCGCCAAGGTCTATGACAGACAGCTGCGGCGTGTGGAAGAGCGCTCCGCCGCTCTCAAGGCCACGCTGGAGCAGGTGCCTCTGCTCTTTGATGGTGATGCCAGCAAGCGTCTGGGCCAGAAGGAGCAGGAACAGCTGGCTGCCATGATCTGGAAGTGGGACGGGAAGCAGATCGGGCCCTTGAACGCCATCGAGAAATTCAACGTCGTTGACCAGACTGTGAACGGACGCGACGTCCTGGAGCTGAACCCGGACTACCAGAAAAAGTTCAGGGCATGGCTGAAGGAACAGCCGGAGCCGGAGCGCGTGAAGCAGGCCTTTGGGCAGGTGCGCGAAGCTCTGGATGCCGCCTTCCTGCGTGCCTACAACAAAATGGCCGCCATGTCAGACCTTGCCGATACCGACCTGGAAATATACCGGACGGAGTTCGGGAACATCCACAACTACTTCCCGCATCAGCGTACAGGGAAATATTTCGTAGTGGCAAAGGTGGGCAAGGAAACGGTCTTCCGCAAGCATTTTGACGTACCTTTTGGCTCGTCGGTGCGCGAGGAATGGGCCAAGATCGTTGCCGAGCACAGGAAGGACTTTCCCGACGCCACATGGGAGGATCCGCGCGAAGCCCAAAAGCTGCCGGATGACATCCTGGGGGCTCCCATTGATCCGGAAGCCATGGAACAGATCATCTCCGCCGCGGCGTCCCGGCTGGGCGACAGCGAACAGGCCGAGCGCGTGCGCTCCACCCTGCTCTCTGGCGTGGCCGACGTCCTGAAAGCCCGCGGTTTCGGGGCCCATGGCATCCACCGGCAGAATATCCCCGGCTTCGAGACCCAGGACGTGAAGGGCGTCCTTTACAGCTACATGGCCGGTCTCAACGGCTGGCTGACCAAGATGGAAGCCGCTGCGGACTTTGCCCGGGCCCTGGGCAAGATTGATGCCAGCGCCTCTCCCCGACTGTGGGAATATGCTGCGCAGTACACCAAGGATATGCTGCGCAACAGTGACCAGATCGACAGGATCACCGGCAACATCAAGTCCGTGGCCTTTGCCTGGTATCTGGGCGGGAATATCAAGACCGCCGTGGTCAACCTGACCCAGAATGCCGTGGTGGGCGTGCCCCGCTTGCAGCAGTATGTCACCGGCGGCGGGGGCCACTGGCTGAAAAGCGCCATGGATACCATCGGCCTGACCTACTCTGGCAAGGGACTGCACGGTGCCAAGAAGCTGACTGCCGAAGAAACGGCCATGCTGCAAGAACTGTACGGCAACAGTGTCATCACGGATGCCTACATGGAAGAAATCCGCGGGCAGATCTCTGCTTCGCCGTCCCTGCGGATGTGGGAACGCTTCACGCGACTGCTGGGCTGGCCCATGAGCAAGGTGGAGATCTTCAACCGGGCCTCCCTTGCTCTGGCAGCCTACCGGGCGGCCCGTGTCGGGGCCTTCAAGACCAAGGCCTTAAAAGAATATGGGCTTGAGCCGGGCCAGAAGATGACCCACGAGCAGGCACGGGACTTTGCGGCCATGCTGGTGCGCGATACGCACTTTGAATACGGGCGCGGCAACCAGCCGGAGTTCCTGCGCAGCAATGTGGCCGGACGCATGCTCTCCCCCGTGTTCACGTTCCGCAGCTTCGGGGCCAACATCCTGAACCTGTGGTGGCGGGCCCTGCTCTATGAGGGCAAGGAGGGGCGCGCCTTCGTTGGCAAGAGCCTGGGGGCGACCGTGGCCCTTGGCGGGCTGACGGCCTTCCCCTTCTATGCGACGCTGGCGGCCTTGTGCGCCGCGGCTTCCGGGGATGACGAGGACTGGACCGCAAAGATCAGGAACGCCCTGCCGGCAAACAACCTGCTGCGGGACGTGGCCTGTTATGGACTGCCATCCCTGCTTGGGGTGAATATTGGCGGCTCCCTGCGCATGGAGACGCCCTTCACGGAGGGCATGAAGCGTGGCGAGACGTTCAAGGAGGCCATGACGGAAAGCCTGGGCGATCTGCTGGGCATCCCCTATGATCTGGCCGTGAACAAGCCGTCCAAATTCCTGGAAGCCAGGCGCTTCGGCGCTGACTACAGGGCGGTGGAAGCGCTTGTGCCGACCTTTGTGGCCAATATTATGCAAGCCTGGCGCCTGACTACGGAGGGACAGACGACCATGCGCGGGCGGCCCATCAACAGCCCTGGCCAGCCCGGCGCCCGGAAGCTTTCCACCGGAGAAGCCTTTGGCAAGGCGCTGGGTTTTCAGCCCACCAGCAGTACCAAGAGTTATGAAGCCTATGCGGCTGAGAAAAGGCGCACGTCGATGCGTAGCGACAGGATAGACGACTTCACCAACCAGGCCCTGGATGACCTTGAAAGCAAGGGACGCCCGTACATGATGCGCGAGCTGCATAAAAAATTGCAGGCGTGGAACAAGGAGATGGAAGCGGAAGGAAAGCCGGCCATGAAGATCATGCCCAAGGACGTGCTGCGGCGTGTGGCCGCACGCAGGCGGGAGAACAGGCCCACCAGGGACCAGAGAGAAAAAGGCGCAGCCCAGATGGCGACGTGGGGAGTGTAATAGGGGAAAGCCCCGCTTCCGAGAGGAGGCGGGGCCGTTTTTACTTCAGGGGAAGAAAAAGAACTCTATGGGCTGGTTGTGGCTTTCCTTGCTCAGGAATTTTTATCATAAAACTAAATTTTGATCTTCCAGGGTAAGAATGACCTTTAGGAACTACCAAATCTTTATCGATATAGTCATATATTCTCATATCGACTTCATAGTCGCCAGGCTTATCAAAGGCAACAGGAGCTGTGAATACAAATGGAGAATGACGACCGGATGTAACCAATTGCTGCTTTACAAAAATGCATCCATACTTAGAGCCTCCCTCTGAAGTCATAATTATTGTGTATGAACCAGCATCTTTAACTCTTAAAAACCCAACTGCTCTATATAGTCGTGCTGTATGAAGCGGAACACCAATATAATTTACAACCTCTTTATAAGTAAACTCTGATTTTTCTGCTACAAAAGATCCTAATTCAGCATTCGGTATGGGATTGTCAGCAACAGAATCACCAACAGCTAAATTATACTGATATAATTTGAATCCATGCGTATATTTGCCTTCCTGAGATTTTGAATAAGGAACAGAAGTAAATACAATACACAAACAACAGAGGCAGCAAAATGTAAAAATACTAAACTTGCTAATTTTTTTAATTGTAAACACGTATAGCTCCTTGTGGCTTATCCGTTGATAAATCTTTCGGCATCTCAGTATACCGTGGAGATATAATATCACTATCTGGAATTTCTCCATTATCAGAAATTCCATCTTCACTTCTTACGTGCTGTTTTAATTTATATTTCCCATATTGCTGTTGCTCTTTAGTAGTTATATTTTTCTCTTCACTCCACGAAGGAATGGTATTATCAAAATAGAAAGTATATCTTATATAAATACAAATAATTACAAAAATCGAAAGAACAATTATTGAAATATTTTTGTGACTATTCATATATTTTAAAAGTGCACATAATAAATTTTGAGATTTATAATTATCAACGATATATGGAATAACTGAATAAACTATAATAATAATGGCTATCAAAGCCAAAAATAAAATAATAATATTCATATATCCCATAGCTGAATAAAAATTCATTGTGCCGCCGCAATTATCACTGCTCTAAAATTTAGACAGAAAATACATTTCCATCATACGACAACTTCGCTCCAGCATACCTTTCCTTTTGGTGCAAGCTTGGTGCAGATTTGGTACAAACGTGGTGCAAAGGCCGTTTTTGGTGCAGATTTGGTGCGGAATTTTGGTACGAAAAAAGGGCCCACGTTTCCGTAAACCCTTGATTTTTATGGTACCGGGAGCGAGACTCGAACTCGCAAGGTGTTGCCACCGACGGATTTTGAGTCCGTTGCGTTTACCAATTCCACCATCCCGGCGTAGCTGCAGGCTAGAATCCCACAAAGTCGTTAGAGAGTACAGGCGATGCCTGCCTTCGTCAAGTTTTTTACCTCTGCTGCCTGCATTTCTTCAAAAAAATATCTCCATCGTCTTCTGGCAAAAATACCGTCTCCTGCTCAGGCCAAAGGCCTGCAGACAGACAAGGCTCCTTGACGAATCTGTTTTCGTTCCCCTGCAGCCGTTCGATGCGTCTTGCCCGGCGGCATTCCCAGGCATCCACAGGATACTGACGCGCCCAGGCCTGCATAAGCTGCCGTTGCTGGCGGCTCATGCGGTACTGCCTGCCATAGCTGTCAGCCATGTACAGACAGGAACGCGCGATCTGCCCGCGTGCCCGCTCCGGTGGCTCTGCCTTGTTGCCGATGATCTTCATGGAACAGGAACCAAAGGCGGAAGGGACACCCGGCCCCAGCATCTGGAAATTTTTGTTGGACCGTACGGCATTGACCGAGCCTATGGCGGGATACAGGTTATACATGTCGGCCTGCATGCGGCGGTAATCGGCGTTCATTTTTTCCGCACACGCCCGCCCCCGAAAGGCTTTGCCCTTGCGGTCGATGCAACGGGCGTGACCTTCCCGCCATTCTGGAAATGCCCTGCCGAAATTCTCGGCCGGGACAACGTGCTCCCACTCCACACGAAGTGAACGTTTGCGGTGCTTGTCGGTCGTGAATCCCTGCGGCAACCGGACCCGTTTGTGCTCATCGAACACGGCGCCGCAATAGAGCGTCTGGCGATGATCGTAGTACACTTCCTGCTCCAGCAGCCGCTTGGCTTTGGCGAAACTGTCATTGTTCGTATTGCCCGCTGCCCTGCCCTGCACAGGCAGGACCAGCAGCACGGCCCACAGCAGCGCTCCGGCTCTCCTCATGATGATCCCCCGAGAATGTCCGCGCATGGTCTGGT
This is a stretch of genomic DNA from Desulfovibrio piger. It encodes these proteins:
- a CDS encoding PLxRFG domain-containing protein, encoding MENMLAETTKMLGRTPTQDEWDRIAQEFDSEATQYGLWEAGPEALSNLFMAKLLGPLGKRVFSGGIGNAAKRVAGLYGEEMATETATQMGQGSIEADLGLRDEAPGVLQALGEVAPATFWQTTLMAGGKKGLDLLSRRYDRGQQVEEAPAPDQQEGSQNRPEAPAAGPNNTAPASDFGSLSGPEWNAPEARIDEAMWNREASARGWNHLRTDAPKPDPAFIPGDPFTDPAAAQDTEDFVRRFEEAEQAVEEDTTGMAQSLDQGKTVDLLATPPQQEDSPAPGRPSAPVKSAPAVHAPAPGPDIPRQTSPLLSPRSDNGIHAQPNQQGMAAPAFPVGPSPLPAGGVLSQMGQAGPQRQPPVTAVPTQAQVLNIQATPRADTTAPAEALGMPAPDAIPREAQPAPQVGDMAAPSAMPAQQPVARPVVPMPEMTPMDAPRQEAPDASPRREEKPASVQAAPEVTAPLMYRGAPISRMPIGDDRRENQADSILQAAEQKAKAAGDARMQAAVAEIQQERKYVGVTHDALWERINSDILPYAAEDAHDATQQPSPQDDFLRDHLVVATITGPAGSPMPPQSKGTPAKRQKSGTSSVAEQRKAILQSLPEDLRKAHKGAPLSKLKELAAQHGRNEESSPEDQLAANGTSYGTVDKPDTIALAHHFSAAFLTGRKFGTIVEARREAASLLGGAIRPATETAKAVDEAIELGVTLAARKTVAEMRERRENDTAIYRALVDLYQRQPRLSVRTSTSVAQQAYSTPAPIAFLASRLAGIDTGTKVFEPTAGNGMLLMEAAPKNTTANELNADRAERLRSQGFTVSERDAVDYAPSGMDVVIANPPFGRVKDAGRQTKEFSANGLTTKELDHAIVARALSSLKQDGRAVLIIGGKKGDDDSRSKKYRAADQVHFWGWLFEHYRVLDHFSVDGKLYERQGAGYPIDIVVLENSGPSRGRVFPGAALPRHYTSFGDLEEVLHGQVVDAAERTPGADGPDTGRVGDGPDSQSGRIDRAADAEIADADRGRVRSGRDAGTDGARSGKRLDPRVRDDRSAETGGGRILGSERPAGESGNDVSADTEGGRAGGTGQSDLAADGHRRDTGERRGRDDAGRVGELGDSGDVRPELGVSSPARQQKTGHKPAAAQKPKATEFQVAYEPASSMQSMGTLVPKNMATAARQALADLEKRHGGIDQYVADQLGYPAAELGNYFAAEQVDALGMAISNIADGSGFIIGDQTGIGKGRVNAGIIRWAKRQGYIPVFVTMKPDLYADMVRDLADIGMEGFNPLPTNAGLSGSDAILLPDGRELKTKSAQAHEKILRDVMQNGMGAYDAVFTTYDQLNPVKGQDTFRRQFMMDIAPNAVFILDESHNAGGQASTRKKANAADDRAQFVRKMLQSSRQGTFYSSATYAKRPDVMSLYFKTDMQYAADDMGKLAEAIERGGIPMQQAVAAELTETGQYLRRERSFEGAEVQTSTVSINKDRAEKTADIMRAIMAFDDAKEAAVEAADKAAAKTGGSVGDNKSTGKGGASSTNFTAVMHNVIAQSLLAQKVDAVVEAAANDVARGEKVVIALSNTMGSMIKEFAEQNGIAVGSPINFTFNDMFVRYLEKSRMIAIKKAGQKKADTKRRLTDEELGPDGVQAYNNALAVIRNSDFGGLQVSVIDRMLAEFEARGIKADEITGRTERIDYTTDVPTYAKRATGPSDRIRVVDEFNSGKLDVVILNQAGSTGISLHSSERFKDQRRRNMIIAQAESNIDVFMQTLGRVFRTGQVVPPTYQLIMSDLPAEKRPAAVLAKKMSSLNANTTASKESDTSFKNIPDFLNKYGDRVAKQVMDENPELSKKLGSPVKEDGEDAMRKVTGRIPLLPVKEQEQLYALLESEYNDLIAQLEAMGGTGLEAKSLPLDARLLDEVEIVPAKDVGKDTPFAGAARIGTYDVKKLGKPWPSAKVKEMVQAADVPDTEKLFQEAQVWHNGKVRDMSDEAAANQQNRLNLARDVIADAARMRPGTPVLISGENLLMEGVMLRLYHKGSAENPLALSTWKMDIALPDASRKITIPLSQTVRKEDALTVTPSHRDPDVLYGMFDSAQRESREKAHIITGNILAAFQKVNGKGNVITFQDHEGNTIPGIMLPKDTDPQKLLDGMDVSLSPDAAIRFLRGLPGKAAVKTADKLLVLSHDGSDFTVSVPSSKAKGAQYFLNRDVLEAAGQDFIRSGQSMVLRHLSEGQAAGILQALSGQGYGFVADNNRDEARKIMADTDSQALASLASRPARRPDSLPSRFADMPTIEADSTQWFGPGKAIDADSRNMRKAVYDWARTAFPQGTTVDNADTGWRVQVTPSGIKASLHHGYDELLARSVPFIPQIIEGGIHVDSIRKTPQLLSHIFAGKIRLDEQDYVVGFVLREDVNGNRFYDHELTKIISPDWLKPGHPSSEGPSSEGSSGHRTNRGDVMNILRERLGVNDGTGQVLFRTAGQFLPPKFKGRRAPSMEAVRRLADKMNGMAANAARVEIVENAGALPQNLRDAYASQADSVEGLYDPTTDTVWLVVENLESLERAAEVWLHENVVHHGLRSALAPAQRRLLLNQLWQIMGGMGNSSIRDIASRYGRDPRSNEAARLLIMEEALANLAERRAQRMLRSTQEQSLWRRVVDAIVRAWNGMVYTLTGRRGRMGRSQMERLLDALQGHVMEGRPVAMPDAALEEGTDSAGAFASLSADQQEAARAAWMQLQKDMEAWGRQLDDIADGRGNKISGLTIGATPDVLQRLGAKPLPMEITRHNLTKVLTKHDIPLDTLRDLPKHLANPIMVFKSATMSNAYVMLTEMERNGENLVAAIHFDVDRGRTRVNDIASIHDRSTRRDTGKTVPGWVWAKNQIAAGNLRYYDKTRSSRWFRERAGLQLSSVVNRESYRGIKILTEKDVVKPADHGRGGENTPLASLASRPSGLTESVASGIRALRKVMGRGVSADVEDILSNEEMGKLIPRHDLSLAERLFKLPHWVAKDHAGFAKVYDRQLRRVEERSAALKATLEQVPLLFDGDASKRLGQKEQEQLAAMIWKWDGKQIGPLNAIEKFNVVDQTVNGRDVLELNPDYQKKFRAWLKEQPEPERVKQAFGQVREALDAAFLRAYNKMAAMSDLADTDLEIYRTEFGNIHNYFPHQRTGKYFVVAKVGKETVFRKHFDVPFGSSVREEWAKIVAEHRKDFPDATWEDPREAQKLPDDILGAPIDPEAMEQIISAAASRLGDSEQAERVRSTLLSGVADVLKARGFGAHGIHRQNIPGFETQDVKGVLYSYMAGLNGWLTKMEAAADFARALGKIDASASPRLWEYAAQYTKDMLRNSDQIDRITGNIKSVAFAWYLGGNIKTAVVNLTQNAVVGVPRLQQYVTGGGGHWLKSAMDTIGLTYSGKGLHGAKKLTAEETAMLQELYGNSVITDAYMEEIRGQISASPSLRMWERFTRLLGWPMSKVEIFNRASLALAAYRAARVGAFKTKALKEYGLEPGQKMTHEQARDFAAMLVRDTHFEYGRGNQPEFLRSNVAGRMLSPVFTFRSFGANILNLWWRALLYEGKEGRAFVGKSLGATVALGGLTAFPFYATLAALCAAASGDDEDWTAKIRNALPANNLLRDVACYGLPSLLGVNIGGSLRMETPFTEGMKRGETFKEAMTESLGDLLGIPYDLAVNKPSKFLEARRFGADYRAVEALVPTFVANIMQAWRLTTEGQTTMRGRPINSPGQPGARKLSTGEAFGKALGFQPTSSTKSYEAYAAEKRRTSMRSDRIDDFTNQALDDLESKGRPYMMRELHKKLQAWNKEMEAEGKPAMKIMPKDVLRRVAARRRENRPTRDQREKGAAQMATWGV
- a CDS encoding endonuclease I family protein, coding for MLLVLPVQGRAAGNTNNDSFAKAKRLLEQEVYYDHRQTLYCGAVFDEHKRVRLPQGFTTDKHRKRSLRVEWEHVVPAENFGRAFPEWREGHARCIDRKGKAFRGRACAEKMNADYRRMQADMYNLYPAIGSVNAVRSNKNFQMLGPGVPSAFGSCSMKIIGNKAEPPERARGQIARSCLYMADSYGRQYRMSRQQRQLMQAWARQYPVDAWECRRARRIERLQGNENRFVKEPCLSAGLWPEQETVFLPEDDGDIFLKKCRQQR